A single region of the Pontibacter kalidii genome encodes:
- a CDS encoding porin family protein, giving the protein MNRILIAVFTVFFLVPFGAKAQTLIGARAGMNFSSINGIGSTSNNFDWRQGYHSGIFVYSNIGDRIFFQPELLYSSRGYEYTKQYSEDKAISGDTLQFRQNMKLNYLDVPLLIKFHLGKIFFEAGPQFGFLLSSKSRDEYLLNQKNNAVKVQSGYYSHSVIEPIDIGFVAGVGYQMNSGLGFNFRYNQGFREVVKRANWQKNVLIQTSITYTLGYRAYKERSTGNTSTDNFEEYFDLSKARRRQDGYKVLFKQNIQRISVVKVGEATRSEVQYVFNSIGSHTPSNVLLMGTSGFEEQTPLYKGFRDIQVPFKGGVRFSTKSSIGSGTIESNLELEISKPGIWMVTILTQ; this is encoded by the coding sequence ATGAACAGGATTCTTATTGCTGTGTTTACGGTTTTTTTCTTGGTTCCTTTTGGAGCGAAGGCTCAAACATTGATAGGTGCCCGAGCAGGTATGAATTTCAGTAGTATTAATGGGATAGGTAGCACGAGCAACAACTTTGACTGGAGACAAGGCTATCATAGCGGCATTTTTGTGTACAGCAACATAGGAGACAGAATCTTTTTTCAACCAGAGTTACTTTATAGCTCAAGAGGCTACGAGTATACAAAACAATATTCAGAGGATAAAGCAATATCAGGAGACACGTTGCAATTCCGTCAAAATATGAAATTGAATTATTTAGACGTGCCTCTGCTTATAAAATTTCACCTCGGGAAAATCTTTTTTGAGGCTGGGCCCCAGTTTGGCTTCTTGTTAAGTAGTAAGAGCCGTGATGAATATTTGCTGAACCAAAAAAACAATGCTGTTAAAGTACAGTCTGGCTATTATTCCCACAGTGTTATTGAGCCCATAGATATAGGTTTTGTTGCAGGTGTCGGGTATCAGATGAATTCAGGCCTAGGCTTTAACTTTAGGTACAATCAAGGCTTTCGGGAAGTAGTAAAGCGAGCAAATTGGCAGAAAAACGTTTTAATACAGACCTCCATTACCTATACATTAGGGTATAGAGCCTATAAGGAGAGGAGCACCGGAAATACGAGTACAGATAACTTTGAGGAATACTTTGACCTCTCCAAGGCAAGAAGAAGGCAAGATGGATATAAGGTGCTATTTAAGCAAAACATACAGCGTATTAGTGTTGTAAAAGTAGGAGAGGCAACCAGGTCGGAGGTTCAATACGTTTTTAATTCCATTGGCAGCCACACGCCAAGCAATGTGTTACTGATGGGCACGAGTGGTTTTGAGGAGCAAACCCCGCTTTACAAAGGCTTTAGAGATATACAGGTCCCTTTCAAAGGGGGGGTGAGGTTTTCAACTAAGTCTTCTATTGGATCAGGGACAATTGAGAGTAATTTAGAACTAGAAATCAGCAAGCCTGGAATTTGGATGGTAACTATTCTAACACAGTAG
- a CDS encoding SusC/RagA family TonB-linked outer membrane protein, whose protein sequence is MSLALVLVLAQQVYAQSRAVSGTVTDQGTSQGLPGVAVIVKGTTVGTTTGLDGSYTINVPAEGSTLIFRFIGYKTVERAIGNSSTVNVALGVDDKQLEEVVVVAYGTADKGSFTGSAAQITTEKIAQRPVTNITNAIAGQAAGVQANAGSGQPGSGPDIRIRGIGSIYSSNDPLYVVDGVPYSGNIANLNVDDIENISILKDASSSALYGARAANGVVMVTTKKGKSGRNQINLKISQGVTNRGLKEYDRVNAYEYYPLVWEAQRNALAYATTGAVPLEDANKLASGTWPTRFTTGANAGKQNYNGKAVSDVSQILGYNPFNVANTDIVRPDGTLNPNANLLYADDLDWFEPIERNGSRSDYGLNFSGGSEKSDYFVSMGYLNEKGFVIKSDYERFTGRVNVNTQATDWFKTGLNIAGTITESNQANTASSTGYVNPFFFARNIGPIYPVYAHDPVTGAYLLDQNGNKIYDYGNLSEYGLPNRGSSASVGRHVVAETMWNDNLYNRNVLSARTFGEVTFLKDFKFTTNLSVDISNYLAAEYDNNKVGDGAPAGRASRTSSTTTSYNLNQLLNYANTFNDRHYVEVLLGHENYSYEYKYLYGMRQKVIGEGNTELGNFTTTNDLTSRTDTYKTEGYFSRLNYTFDDKYTVSGSYRRDGSSRFSTDVRWGDFWSVGASWRLDRETFIAMPEWVDMLKLRGSYGQVGNDALLNLDGTTRYYGWQPLYGLGYNNAAEPGILQESLASQDLLWESNNSYDIGVEFDLFGRVNGSVEYFKRESENLLFQVPLPLSGGVLTRWQNIGTMANTGVEAQLAADVVKAKDFTWNVSVNVATYKNEVKELPEGQEEIISGTKKYMVGRSIYDYWLRDWYGVDPNTGNGVFVADNPEDKNAYELNGTMVTTQSNGAKYHYAGSAIPDFAGGITNTFAYKNLSLSVLLTYQVGGKVYDANYASLMNAGTQGGALHTDILNRWQQPGDVTDVPRMDLTAATQYNAQSDRWLIDASYLNIRSVNLNYVLPSSITSKVFLKNASVFASGENLGLFSKRDGMNVNQSYSGVTSNTYSPARIYTVGLNVTL, encoded by the coding sequence ATGAGCCTTGCTTTAGTGTTGGTACTTGCCCAGCAAGTGTACGCACAAAGCAGAGCTGTGTCTGGTACGGTTACGGACCAAGGCACATCACAAGGCCTGCCGGGGGTGGCAGTAATTGTGAAGGGCACTACGGTGGGTACCACCACTGGGCTTGATGGTTCTTATACCATTAACGTTCCCGCGGAAGGCAGCACGCTGATATTCCGCTTTATTGGCTACAAAACCGTAGAGCGTGCGATCGGCAACTCATCTACTGTTAACGTTGCACTGGGTGTGGACGACAAGCAACTGGAAGAGGTAGTAGTTGTAGCCTACGGCACAGCCGATAAAGGCTCTTTCACCGGCTCAGCTGCACAAATCACTACTGAGAAAATTGCACAGCGCCCGGTAACCAACATTACCAACGCTATCGCTGGCCAGGCTGCAGGTGTACAGGCTAACGCAGGTAGCGGCCAACCAGGTTCTGGCCCTGATATCCGTATCCGCGGTATTGGTTCTATTTATTCTTCTAACGATCCGCTTTATGTGGTGGACGGTGTGCCTTACTCAGGCAACATTGCGAACTTGAACGTGGATGACATCGAGAATATTTCTATTTTAAAAGATGCCTCATCTTCAGCGCTTTACGGCGCCCGCGCCGCTAACGGTGTGGTAATGGTTACTACAAAGAAGGGCAAGAGTGGCCGCAATCAGATCAACCTGAAGATCTCTCAGGGGGTTACCAACAGAGGCTTAAAAGAGTACGACCGTGTGAATGCCTATGAGTACTACCCATTGGTTTGGGAAGCACAGCGTAACGCACTTGCCTATGCTACTACAGGTGCAGTGCCGTTGGAGGATGCAAACAAGCTAGCATCAGGCACATGGCCTACCAGGTTTACAACAGGTGCTAATGCCGGCAAACAGAACTACAATGGTAAAGCTGTTTCTGATGTTTCGCAAATCCTTGGCTATAACCCCTTTAATGTCGCAAACACAGACATCGTTCGCCCGGATGGTACTTTGAATCCTAACGCGAACCTCCTGTACGCAGATGACCTGGACTGGTTTGAGCCAATCGAGCGTAACGGCAGCCGTAGCGACTATGGCCTGAACTTCAGCGGTGGCAGCGAAAAGAGCGATTACTTTGTGTCTATGGGTTACCTGAACGAGAAAGGCTTTGTTATTAAGTCTGACTATGAGCGCTTTACAGGTCGTGTGAATGTGAATACGCAGGCTACTGATTGGTTTAAGACAGGCCTGAACATAGCTGGTACTATCACAGAGTCTAACCAAGCTAACACAGCAAGCAGCACAGGGTACGTTAACCCGTTCTTCTTTGCCCGTAACATAGGCCCTATTTACCCTGTGTATGCGCACGATCCAGTAACAGGTGCTTACCTGCTGGACCAGAACGGTAACAAAATCTATGACTACGGTAACTTGTCTGAATATGGTTTGCCAAACCGTGGTAGCAGCGCAAGCGTAGGGCGCCATGTGGTAGCAGAGACCATGTGGAACGATAATCTTTACAACCGCAATGTGTTAAGTGCCAGAACTTTTGGTGAAGTTACTTTCCTGAAGGATTTCAAATTCACCACGAACCTAAGTGTAGACATCTCTAACTACCTGGCTGCTGAGTATGATAACAACAAAGTAGGGGATGGTGCACCGGCAGGTAGAGCTAGCCGCACTAGCTCAACTACAACTAGCTACAACCTGAACCAGTTGTTGAACTATGCCAATACCTTCAATGACAGGCACTATGTAGAGGTGTTGCTGGGCCACGAGAACTACAGCTATGAGTATAAGTACCTGTACGGTATGCGCCAGAAGGTGATCGGCGAAGGTAACACGGAGCTTGGCAACTTCACAACGACCAACGATCTTACCTCACGCACCGACACGTACAAAACAGAAGGCTACTTCTCCCGCTTAAACTATACATTTGATGATAAGTACACCGTGTCTGGTTCTTACCGCCGCGATGGATCGTCAAGATTCTCCACAGACGTGCGTTGGGGTGATTTCTGGTCAGTAGGTGCATCATGGCGTCTTGACAGAGAAACCTTTATCGCCATGCCGGAGTGGGTTGACATGCTGAAGCTGAGAGGTTCTTACGGACAGGTTGGTAACGACGCTCTCCTTAACCTTGATGGCACTACCAGATATTATGGCTGGCAGCCACTTTACGGCCTGGGCTATAACAATGCTGCTGAGCCTGGTATACTTCAGGAAAGCCTTGCTAGCCAGGACTTGCTGTGGGAGTCTAACAACAGCTATGACATTGGCGTTGAGTTCGACCTGTTTGGCAGAGTTAACGGTAGTGTAGAGTATTTCAAGAGAGAGTCTGAGAACCTGCTGTTCCAGGTGCCGCTTCCGCTTTCAGGCGGTGTGCTTACAAGATGGCAGAACATCGGAACCATGGCCAACACTGGCGTGGAAGCACAGTTAGCTGCTGATGTTGTGAAGGCAAAAGACTTTACATGGAATGTGAGCGTGAACGTGGCAACGTACAAGAACGAGGTTAAGGAGTTACCGGAAGGCCAGGAAGAGATCATCAGCGGTACGAAAAAGTACATGGTTGGCAGATCTATCTATGATTACTGGCTGCGTGACTGGTACGGAGTAGACCCGAACACAGGTAACGGTGTGTTTGTTGCCGATAACCCGGAAGACAAGAACGCTTATGAGTTAAACGGCACAATGGTAACTACGCAATCTAACGGTGCCAAGTACCACTATGCAGGTTCTGCTATTCCTGATTTTGCCGGTGGTATCACCAACACGTTTGCTTACAAGAACCTGTCGCTGTCAGTGTTGCTGACTTACCAGGTGGGTGGCAAAGTATACGATGCCAACTATGCCTCTCTGATGAACGCTGGTACGCAGGGTGGTGCACTGCACACTGACATCCTAAACCGTTGGCAGCAGCCAGGCGACGTAACCGACGTGCCGCGCATGGACCTGACAGCCGCTACGCAGTATAACGCGCAGTCAGACCGTTGGCTGATCGACGCTTCATACCTGAACATCCGCTCTGTGAACCTAAACTACGTGCTGCCTTCCAGCATCACCTCTAAGGTGTTCTTAAAGAATGCTAGCGTATTCGCTTCAGGTGAAAACCTTGGCCTGTTCTCGAAGCGTGATGGTATGAACGTGAATCAGTCTTACTCAGGTGTTACCTCCAACACGTACTCACCTGCTCGTATCTACACTGTTGGTTTGAACGTTACCCTTTAA
- a CDS encoding RagB/SusD family nutrient uptake outer membrane protein: MKKVLYSSLAACMLVFSSCEKEYLETQPTDAVSEESVFTTTTNAWAALNGIHRAMFMQYSTQDQAGQGSVMINMDMLGEDVVMTAAGNGWFNSTYKWLTHRNANATTVYFTYRFYYKLIANANMIINNIEKVDGPDADKREIKGQALAYRAWAHHQLVQLFAERYDATKGTNNQAGVPVLTVNTIEGQPRETVEAVYAQINKDLDEAISLLPAGRGAKSHFNVNVAKGLKARVALTMQDWETAAQYANEARQGYPLMGTEDYLAGFNNVENKEWMWGSDQIADQTTYFYSFFAYMSANFSSTNIRSNPKAINSKLYAEIADTDVRKQLWDPKPEAVKDADGKTIGYDVNGYVIPSNFSAKPYMNRKFMADGGASSIGDVPYMRAAEMYLIEAEALARQGKSVEAALVLTNLMKARDKDYTPLELIGQDLVDEILTQRRIELWGEGFRFFDLKRTNSALDRTGANHDATLADNLFQVAAGDKRWQWLIPQDELNANRNTGMFQNEL; encoded by the coding sequence ATGAAGAAAGTATTATATAGTTCGCTTGCAGCCTGCATGCTGGTTTTCTCCTCCTGCGAAAAGGAATATTTGGAGACACAGCCGACAGACGCTGTTTCTGAAGAGTCTGTATTTACAACTACTACCAACGCCTGGGCTGCCCTGAACGGCATCCACAGAGCAATGTTCATGCAGTACAGCACCCAGGATCAGGCTGGTCAGGGGTCAGTAATGATCAACATGGATATGTTAGGGGAGGATGTTGTAATGACGGCAGCCGGTAACGGCTGGTTTAACAGCACCTACAAGTGGTTAACGCACCGCAATGCCAACGCCACTACAGTATACTTCACCTACAGGTTCTACTATAAGCTCATCGCTAATGCCAATATGATCATCAACAACATTGAGAAAGTTGATGGTCCGGATGCGGATAAGCGAGAGATTAAAGGCCAGGCGCTAGCCTATAGAGCTTGGGCGCACCACCAACTGGTGCAGCTCTTTGCAGAGCGTTATGATGCCACGAAGGGTACTAATAACCAGGCTGGTGTTCCTGTTCTGACGGTAAACACGATAGAAGGACAGCCCCGTGAAACGGTTGAGGCAGTGTACGCGCAGATTAACAAGGATCTTGATGAGGCAATCTCCTTGCTGCCGGCAGGGCGTGGTGCCAAGTCTCACTTCAACGTTAATGTTGCCAAAGGCTTAAAGGCTCGCGTGGCACTGACAATGCAGGATTGGGAAACTGCTGCCCAGTACGCAAACGAAGCACGTCAGGGCTATCCGCTGATGGGCACTGAAGACTATCTGGCAGGCTTTAACAACGTGGAGAACAAAGAATGGATGTGGGGCAGCGATCAGATTGCTGACCAGACCACATACTTCTACTCTTTCTTCGCCTATATGTCGGCTAACTTTAGCTCAACCAACATCAGGTCTAACCCTAAAGCAATCAACAGCAAGCTGTATGCTGAGATCGCGGATACCGATGTGCGTAAGCAGCTTTGGGATCCAAAGCCTGAAGCGGTGAAGGATGCTGATGGTAAGACCATAGGCTACGACGTAAATGGGTATGTTATTCCTTCTAACTTCTCGGCCAAGCCATACATGAACAGAAAGTTCATGGCAGACGGTGGCGCCAGCAGTATTGGCGACGTGCCATACATGAGGGCTGCTGAGATGTACCTGATTGAGGCTGAAGCTTTGGCTCGCCAGGGCAAGAGCGTTGAGGCGGCACTGGTACTGACTAACCTGATGAAGGCTCGTGACAAAGACTATACGCCGCTTGAACTGATTGGTCAGGACCTGGTGGATGAGATTCTGACGCAGCGCCGTATTGAGCTGTGGGGCGAAGGCTTCCGCTTCTTCGACCTGAAGCGCACGAACAGCGCCCTCGACAGAACGGGTGCTAACCACGATGCCACCCTTGCTGACAACCTGTTCCAGGTAGCAGCCGGCGACAAGCGTTGGCAGTGGCTGATCCCGCAGGATGAGCTGAATGCAAACAGAAACACTGGTATGTTCCAGAACGAGCTGTAA
- a CDS encoding ribonuclease HII yields the protein MLLPNHSGYTLEAGVDEVGRGCLAGPVVAAAVILPPNYKHPLLNDSKKLTKKLREQLRGEITRDAVCWAIGEASPEEIDKINILNATYLAMHRALDALLQQPEYLLVDGNRFKPYQDLPYSCMVKGDGRFLSIAAASVLAKTHRDELMCRLAGAHPYYGWEQNAGYPTKAHRAGIASHGPTVHHRKSFTLLPRQLELL from the coding sequence ATGCTATTACCAAACCACAGCGGGTACACCTTAGAGGCTGGCGTAGACGAGGTAGGCAGGGGTTGCCTGGCCGGGCCGGTGGTGGCTGCAGCCGTTATACTTCCGCCAAACTATAAGCACCCGCTCCTCAACGACTCCAAGAAGCTGACCAAAAAGCTGCGCGAGCAACTGCGGGGGGAGATTACGCGGGATGCAGTGTGTTGGGCTATAGGAGAGGCCTCGCCGGAGGAGATCGATAAAATAAACATCCTGAACGCTACCTACCTGGCCATGCACCGGGCCTTGGATGCGCTGCTACAACAGCCGGAGTACCTGCTGGTGGATGGTAACCGCTTTAAGCCTTATCAGGACTTGCCGTATAGTTGCATGGTGAAGGGCGATGGGAGGTTCCTGTCTATTGCGGCGGCCTCGGTGCTGGCAAAGACGCACCGCGACGAGCTGATGTGCCGGCTGGCGGGGGCGCACCCCTACTATGGCTGGGAGCAGAATGCAGGGTATCCCACAAAGGCGCACCGGGCCGGCATCGCCAGCCACGGGCCTACTGTGCATCACCGGAAATCATTTACCTTACTGCCCCGCCAACTGGAGCTTCTTTAA
- a CDS encoding response regulator has protein sequence MSEKEVVNILLVEDDYLDTMNVERELKKIGITHPIFEARNGKEALNMLRGNDTPKISPAPSVILLDINMPKMNGLEFLAELRRDPEFSHIPVFIMTTSNEETDRLAAQRLNVSGYIVKPLSFDSFERSDSSLDSFSLFLDLIKLK, from the coding sequence ATGAGCGAGAAAGAAGTAGTGAATATCCTGCTGGTGGAGGATGATTACCTGGATACCATGAATGTGGAGCGGGAGCTGAAGAAGATCGGCATCACACACCCGATTTTTGAGGCTCGCAACGGGAAGGAGGCACTGAATATGCTGCGTGGTAATGATACGCCTAAGATCTCCCCCGCCCCAAGCGTCATACTTCTGGACATCAACATGCCTAAAATGAACGGGCTTGAGTTTCTGGCAGAGTTACGACGCGACCCGGAGTTCAGCCACATACCCGTGTTCATCATGACGACCTCCAACGAGGAGACTGACCGCCTGGCTGCCCAGCGCCTTAATGTATCCGGCTACATCGTAAAGCCCCTGTCCTTCGACAGCTTCGAGCGTAGCGACTCCTCCCTTGACAGCTTCAGCCTTTTCCTGGACCTGATAAAGCTTAAGTAA
- a CDS encoding sensor histidine kinase, producing the protein MKLSVKLFIGFLLISVLFTAVAIVNFRLSEAVIENTQWVGRSQIIVRNSAALQRNIIDMETGLRGFLLNGNETFLKPYWQAREQMPELMQETRDFVTNSPDQQTKLDEIVSLQRRLEKEFAEPLIQMKRGHQDTIMTDRELDAKLETLVLGEQQVMDSIRAAFRAFNAFEYKVREERSERLNKSINNTRQLSTILTILSVIIGLGWAYYITRLISNRIMKMVTLAERISRGEYKTQIVDTSNDELSRLSHSLNRMSATIDGTFTELDLKNKELDQYAYVVSHDLKAPLRGIEVASRWVEEDMGTQLPPNVQEYLLMMRARVHRMENLINGILALARIGRTSQAEEEVDVNELLTEVVDLLSPPAGFQVDVQHNLPTLYTVRIQLQQVFSNLISNAIKYHNEKEGQITIRHNETDEFHVFSVADDGPGIDPEYHSRIFVIFQTLQERDAMESTGVGLSIVKKIVELQGGTIWVNSELSLGSTFTFTWPKQKGKDQKFL; encoded by the coding sequence ATGAAACTTTCCGTAAAATTATTTATCGGGTTCCTGCTGATCTCGGTGCTCTTTACTGCCGTGGCCATCGTAAACTTCCGCCTGTCGGAGGCAGTGATCGAAAACACGCAGTGGGTGGGCCGCTCCCAGATTATTGTACGGAACTCGGCAGCCCTGCAGCGGAACATCATCGACATGGAGACCGGTTTGCGCGGCTTCCTGCTAAACGGCAACGAAACCTTCCTGAAGCCCTACTGGCAGGCCCGGGAGCAGATGCCGGAGCTGATGCAGGAGACCCGTGACTTTGTGACCAACTCACCGGACCAGCAAACAAAGCTGGATGAGATCGTGAGCCTGCAGCGGCGCCTGGAAAAAGAGTTTGCAGAGCCCCTCATCCAGATGAAGCGCGGCCACCAGGACACCATCATGACGGACCGTGAGCTTGATGCCAAGCTGGAGACCCTGGTGCTGGGGGAGCAGCAGGTGATGGACTCGATAAGAGCCGCTTTCCGGGCCTTTAACGCCTTTGAGTACAAAGTGCGCGAGGAACGCAGCGAGCGCCTCAACAAAAGTATCAACAACACGCGCCAGCTCTCCACCATTCTCACCATCCTCTCGGTGATCATAGGCCTGGGCTGGGCCTACTATATTACACGCCTGATCTCCAACCGGATCATGAAGATGGTAACGCTGGCCGAGAGAATCTCGAGGGGCGAGTATAAGACGCAGATCGTGGACACGAGCAATGACGAACTGAGCCGGCTCTCGCACTCGCTCAACCGCATGTCGGCCACCATTGATGGCACCTTTACCGAGCTGGACCTTAAGAACAAGGAGCTGGACCAGTATGCCTACGTGGTCTCGCATGACCTGAAGGCACCGCTGCGCGGCATCGAGGTAGCCTCCCGTTGGGTTGAGGAGGACATGGGCACACAGCTGCCGCCAAACGTGCAGGAGTACCTGTTGATGATGCGCGCGCGCGTGCACCGGATGGAGAACCTGATCAACGGCATACTTGCCCTGGCGCGCATTGGCCGCACGAGCCAGGCCGAGGAGGAGGTAGACGTAAACGAACTCCTGACCGAAGTAGTGGACCTGCTCTCGCCGCCTGCCGGCTTCCAGGTAGATGTGCAGCACAACCTACCTACCCTGTACACCGTTCGTATACAGTTGCAGCAGGTGTTCAGCAACCTGATCAGTAATGCTATTAAATATCACAATGAAAAGGAGGGGCAGATTACCATCCGCCACAACGAGACCGATGAGTTCCATGTTTTCTCGGTGGCGGACGATGGGCCGGGCATTGACCCGGAGTACCACTCCCGAATTTTTGTGATATTCCAGACCTTGCAGGAGCGCGACGCTATGGAGAGTACCGGCGTAGGCCTCAGCATCGTAAAAAAGATTGTTGAGTTGCAGGGAGGCACTATCTGGGTGAACTCAGAGCTAAGTTTAGGCTCAACTTTCACCTTTACCTGGCCAAAACAGAAAGGTAAAGATCAAAAATTTTTATAG
- the gcvT gene encoding glycine cleavage system aminomethyltransferase GcvT — protein sequence MELKKIALNEVHEALGAKMVPFAGYNMPVRYSSDIEEHKTVREAVGIFDVSHMGEFRLRGPKALDLIQRVTSNDASKLENGKIQYSCLPNEDGGIVDDLLVYRLAEEEYLLVVNASNIEKDWNWISKYNTGGVEMENISDNISLFAVQGPKAAEALQSLTKVDLSGMAYYTFEKGEFAGAQDVIVSATGYTGAGGFEIYVKNEDARKVFDAIMEAGKPYGIKPIGLGARDTLRLEMGFCLYGNDIDDTTSPLEAGLGWITKFNKDFVNAEDLKAQKEQGVSRKLIGFEMLEKAIPRSHYEIVNAEGEKIGEVTSGTMSPSLGKGIGLGYVANDYSKAGTEIFIRIRNKDMKAQVVKPPFVKK from the coding sequence ATGGAACTTAAGAAGATCGCTTTAAATGAGGTGCACGAGGCGCTGGGCGCTAAGATGGTACCTTTCGCCGGCTACAATATGCCTGTGCGCTACTCTTCAGATATAGAGGAACATAAAACTGTGCGCGAGGCTGTCGGCATTTTCGACGTGTCGCATATGGGCGAGTTTAGGCTGCGGGGCCCAAAGGCCCTGGACCTGATCCAGCGTGTTACCTCCAACGACGCCTCTAAACTGGAGAACGGCAAAATACAATATTCCTGCCTGCCCAACGAAGATGGCGGCATCGTGGACGACCTGCTGGTGTACCGCCTTGCGGAAGAGGAGTACCTGCTGGTGGTAAACGCCTCCAACATTGAGAAGGATTGGAACTGGATCAGCAAGTATAACACCGGAGGCGTAGAGATGGAGAACATCTCTGACAACATCTCGCTGTTTGCGGTACAGGGGCCGAAAGCTGCCGAGGCGCTGCAGTCGCTAACCAAGGTGGACCTGTCCGGCATGGCCTACTATACTTTTGAGAAAGGGGAGTTTGCCGGTGCGCAGGATGTGATCGTGTCAGCGACTGGATACACCGGTGCGGGCGGTTTTGAGATCTACGTGAAGAACGAGGACGCCAGGAAAGTGTTCGACGCCATTATGGAAGCCGGCAAACCGTATGGCATTAAGCCAATCGGCCTGGGCGCCCGCGATACGCTGCGTCTGGAAATGGGCTTCTGCCTCTACGGCAACGACATCGACGACACGACTTCCCCGTTGGAGGCTGGCTTGGGCTGGATCACGAAGTTTAACAAGGACTTTGTGAACGCCGAAGACCTGAAGGCGCAGAAGGAACAGGGTGTGAGCCGCAAGCTGATCGGTTTCGAGATGCTGGAGAAGGCGATTCCACGCTCGCATTACGAGATCGTGAACGCCGAAGGGGAGAAGATAGGAGAGGTAACCTCCGGCACCATGTCGCCATCACTGGGCAAGGGCATTGGCCTGGGCTATGTGGCCAACGACTACAGCAAGGCCGGTACCGAGATCTTCATCCGCATCCGCAACAAAGACATGAAAGCACAGGTAGTGAAGCCGCCTTTCGTCAAGAAGTAA
- a CDS encoding 2-phosphosulfolactate phosphatase, producing the protein MPSIDVCFSPELLHLYNLKGKAVVAVDILRATSTMVTAFAEGAAQIFPVMELEECRDFARQGCLTAAERNGIKAEGFDLGNSPFAYMDGSVQGRDIAITTTNGTRAIRLSEAAEEIVVGAFLNLQAVADHLAELGLDVLVVCAGWKGQFNLEDTLFAGALVERLQEKFSKENDSALAALYLYQTAKADLLGFLRQSSHVRRLEHLEIHKDIAFCLRHDVYSVLPVWRDGRLVDLKVKELES; encoded by the coding sequence ATGCCAAGTATAGACGTGTGCTTTAGCCCGGAGCTGCTGCACCTGTATAATTTAAAGGGGAAAGCTGTGGTGGCGGTGGATATTCTGCGCGCTACCTCTACCATGGTGACGGCGTTTGCCGAGGGGGCCGCCCAGATCTTTCCGGTGATGGAGTTGGAGGAGTGCCGCGATTTTGCCAGGCAAGGTTGCCTGACGGCGGCTGAGCGAAACGGTATAAAGGCGGAGGGCTTTGACCTGGGCAACTCCCCGTTCGCCTATATGGATGGTAGCGTGCAGGGGCGCGATATTGCCATCACCACCACCAACGGCACTCGCGCCATTCGTTTGTCGGAGGCGGCTGAGGAGATCGTGGTGGGTGCTTTCCTGAACCTGCAAGCCGTGGCCGACCACCTGGCAGAACTGGGTCTGGATGTGCTGGTCGTATGTGCTGGCTGGAAAGGGCAGTTTAACCTGGAAGATACCCTGTTTGCCGGGGCCCTGGTAGAGCGCCTGCAGGAGAAATTCTCGAAAGAGAACGACAGTGCCCTGGCTGCTTTATACTTGTACCAGACCGCCAAAGCAGACTTGCTGGGTTTTCTGCGGCAGTCATCGCACGTGCGCCGGCTCGAGCACCTCGAGATCCACAAAGACATCGCATTCTGCCTCCGCCACGATGTATACAGCGTGCTGCCCGTGTGGCGCGATGGCAGGCTGGTAGACCTTAAGGTTAAAGAGTTAGAGAGTTAA
- a CDS encoding nucleotide pyrophosphohydrolase: MTIAEAQALVDKWIQENGVRYFNELTNMAILTEEVGEVARIISRQYGEQSFKKSDEGKQLGDELADVLFVLICLANQTGVNLTEALEKNLEKKTNRDSNRHKQNEKLR, translated from the coding sequence ATGACCATAGCCGAAGCACAAGCCCTGGTAGACAAGTGGATTCAGGAGAATGGGGTCCGTTATTTCAACGAACTCACAAACATGGCCATACTTACGGAAGAAGTTGGTGAAGTAGCCCGCATCATCTCCCGCCAATATGGAGAGCAGTCGTTTAAGAAGAGTGATGAGGGCAAGCAGTTAGGCGATGAGTTGGCCGACGTGCTGTTCGTGCTGATCTGCCTGGCTAACCAAACCGGTGTAAACCTGACCGAGGCGCTAGAGAAAAACCTGGAGAAAAAGACCAACCGCGACAGCAACAGGCATAAGCAGAATGAGAAACTGAGGTGA